The Ornithinibacillus sp. 4-3 region TAGCGCAGATAGAAGCGCAAGTAGCACAAAAGCAAACACAGCAAGTTCAAATTGCGGCAATGGGATCAAATTTAAATGGACTTGACCTTAGCTCAATGGATCTAGAAACAGCTTTAATGCATGTTCAAACACAAAGGACACAACTTTTAGATACGCAATTAAAGGAACAGCTACAAGCCGTACAAGCTAGAAATGACGAAGTTGCAAGATTACATGAACAAATTCGTTTGGCTCAAGAAGCAAACGATAAAGCATTAGAAGAATCATTAAACAGGGCTATGGATGTTTTACATAATACTCAACAAATGGACATGCTTAGGTTACAATCTTTATCTAATAAACGAAATGAAGCATTTGATCTAATGACTAATTTTATCAAAAAAATGCAAGAATCAAGAAGCTCCATTATTGGCAATATGAGATAAAGTATTTTTATAAGGAGAGTAGAGGATGAAAAAGAAGGCAGTACAATTATGGCTATGGCCTGCTCTTATTCTTATAGGAATAGCTATCTATTGGGTAAGTCAGAAAGAAGATGAGCCAACTCTGGCGAATACTGAGGCAAAAATCATTGAAATTGGTGTAATTTTACCATTAACTGGAGAGTTGTCATCAAAAGCTGAAATGATAAACCAGGCATTGAATATCTCAGTAGCAGATACGAATGAATTCTTAACAATAGCTGGTTTTGAATTTCAATTTCGTTTAGTAGTAAAGGATAGCCAAAGTGATCCAGATGAAGGACTAAAACAAGCCAAACAACTTTATAAAGAAGGAATTTCTATCTTTATTGCAGGAGCTAGTCAGGAAATAGAAGCTTTAAAACCATGGGCAGATACAGAGGATGTTGTAGTTCTTAGCTACAGTAGTACAGCCCCATCACTAAGTGAAGCTAATGACGGGATCTTTCGCATTGTACCAAATGACCATCATCAAGCTAATGCACTTGCGACATTATTGACTGATGAAGAGATAGAATATGTGATACCAGTATACCGTAATGATATCTATGGAAATGAATTACTACAATTATTTGTGGAAAATTATAAAATGCTATCTCCTACAGGCAATATAGCCGAACCAATTCAATATCAACCAGATAAAACTGATTTTGAAGTAATAGCTAAGCAAATTGAGGATGCCACGACACTAAATGATACAAAGACGGGTGTTATGCTGATTGCATTTGATGAAGCAACTGAAATATTTAAAGCATCGAAACATCTAACCGCTGTTCAGTGGTATGGTACTGAAACTTTAACACGTAATGAACCGTTAATGGCAGATAAGGAAGCTTTTGATTTTGCAAAGGAAGTAGCATTTACAGGTTTATCTTTTAGTGCACCAGAAACGGATATTTATCAAGCCATTGCACAAAAGATTGCCGATCAGGCTGAAGTGGAAGTTATACCAACAGCTGTATTTGCATATGACATCATTGGATTGCTAATGTCTGTTTCTCAAAAAATGGATATACCAGGTGATCCGATTGAGCTAAAGGAAAACCTTATTTCTCTTTCAGAAAACTATGCAGGAGCTACGGGATGGATAGTGTTAGATGATGCTGGCGATAGAAAGTACTCTAATTATGATGTATGGCAAGTAGATAAAGCATCAGAAAATAAATGGATAAATCGAGGCACTTATCAAAGAGATCCTGGTTTACCAGGCTATATTAATTATAAATAAAAAGTGGTTCTGTTCATTGCTGATCGCAATGGATAGAATCACTTTTTTTGATGGGTATGAAAGTATAATGAAAACTGACTTCCTACAGGGACATTTGCATGATAGGAACATATCTATATAAAAGACTAATTACTTTTCTGTTTTTATGCTTGGAGAGACAAAATTAATAAAATATATCATGAATTTCTAAACTTCTTCTATTTTTAATTATGAAATGTAAGAAAGCTCTATGCACTTTAGGTAAATGCCTTGCATAAAATGAAATGGAGAAAAGAGGAGGTTGCGTGTAAATGTCTTATTTAGATAA contains the following coding sequences:
- a CDS encoding ABC transporter substrate-binding protein, with translation MKKKAVQLWLWPALILIGIAIYWVSQKEDEPTLANTEAKIIEIGVILPLTGELSSKAEMINQALNISVADTNEFLTIAGFEFQFRLVVKDSQSDPDEGLKQAKQLYKEGISIFIAGASQEIEALKPWADTEDVVVLSYSSTAPSLSEANDGIFRIVPNDHHQANALATLLTDEEIEYVIPVYRNDIYGNELLQLFVENYKMLSPTGNIAEPIQYQPDKTDFEVIAKQIEDATTLNDTKTGVMLIAFDEATEIFKASKHLTAVQWYGTETLTRNEPLMADKEAFDFAKEVAFTGLSFSAPETDIYQAIAQKIADQAEVEVIPTAVFAYDIIGLLMSVSQKMDIPGDPIELKENLISLSENYAGATGWIVLDDAGDRKYSNYDVWQVDKASENKWINRGTYQRDPGLPGYINYK